ACGTTGTGCGTTATCTTTACACTGTGACACTCTACCAATCCCAAATAGATTAGGCCTAGTTTTATGATCTAGATAATTAATGCAATGCAGGTTTTCAAAGAATGTAACTCAGGCGGAGAGGTAGGCCACAGTCATGTGTAACAAAAGTCCATTATACGTAATGGGGGTTTGGCTCACGCCATTTTTCAATTATTTTCAGGACCTAGCAAAATACAAACGGATTCTTAAATGGGCAATTAAAGAGCAATAAATTAAGGGTACTATCTGTCTGTGAATAATTGCCGACGTGAAAAATTATGCTTCTCAAATCTCAAATGGGCAAAAGAGACGAGAAGAAATTAAGGCTGACATCCTAGACTTCAGAAGACTTCCAGTACTGCCAGACCGGATGCGGAGAAAACTAGTCATGTTACATAATGAAGCAGCTACCCAGCGAAAAATTATTGGTTTTACCATGTCAACCATTGACCAATATTTGTGGCTACCAATAATTTATCCTAACCAGTTGGGTTTGTCTTTTGGATAGATGAAGCACATGCTTCAAAGCTATatttggcagcatttgatgccCCCCCCCGCAATATAAAGGGAGCTCTTCTTTTAGGGTTAATCCTgcacctcttcctctctccctcatcACTTTTCCAACATAACCCTCTCTCTCCAATGGCTTCAAGGCATTATGATGACAACTACATTATCGTTCGTCCTGAGAAAATAAGTATACTTGATATACTTAGTCTCTTCATTTTAAGAAGACGGCTCACCAGCTATAAGTTCGTGGAGACGAGCAGCGCCACTGCCCTCGAGCTCGGAAATGCCACTGCAACTTGGAATATTGCCGTATCTTTGCTTATTCAAAAGCTCCTGATTGATATTAAGACACTCCTCAAGACAATTGGGCTCATTGTTGAGTGGACTCTAAACTTCCTCTCCCTTAATGGGGGCTTATTCGGCATAATCCGACGTATCATCACGTGTAGGTCCTCTCATAATTATAAGCAGCTATTTATATCTCAAAATAACCCCCTCCACcaacttctctccctctctttctcaaaATGTTGCATGCATGTTGAGTTGAGATAATGCTGACCATGACGGAGTTCTTGGCAGCTTAGTGAGCACTCATGGGATCTTTCTTGCTGCTGATGAGCacttttcttctcttcccctGAGTCTTCCCATGCACCATCTTCTAGCCTACTGTTTTGAGGAACCTTTTGGTTCTTGTTACTTGTTCTCTTTCTAAACTTGTTTTCTTCTCACTCTTCCCTCCCCCCCTCCTTATCTTGTAAATTAATTCTTATGCTGTACagtcttttttattgaaataaatcgGGTGACTAATGGTTTCATGCCACTAGTCTCCTAGCTAGCTACTTTCATCAAAAAGAGTTAAGATATATAATGCATGACCATTATTTATATCATGCACTAGGATCAGCTAGTCTTCATAAAATGCATCAAATGAACACAGCTCTACGGTCAAGTTcacatgattttcttttgtgtagGCTCTTTGGTGATCCCAAACCCCGATGCGTACAATTATCGGTCAATCATTGCCGGGCCGGTCCTGACATTCTTTAGGCTTGGGgtcaaataaaaaaatgaaacttctctattaaaaattaatatattttaaatattaattatcattaaaaaattaatctacgtgcattttgtaatgcaaaatttcttataatttctttgtaatcaatatttgacaataATTTTTCTTCAATAGATAGTATAGCTAAATCATTTAATCTTTCTTGTAATATCGTTGATcgtaaatatgattttaataattttaattttgagaaacTTCTTTCAGTAGAGGCAATGGTGACAGATATgatcaataatattttatatgcaaTTGATACATTTGGATAACAATTCATttcattaatataattaaatatattcatagcaatatttttttcttttgacataattgcttttagaacttttaattctgaaaataaatcaatCCCATCAAGATCATAATGATTATCATTTGTTAAAATACTTTGAAGATTAAGATAAACTTTTTTCAAACTTTCTTCATCCAATGAAATTAATGTtttgaaatcaaacaaaaattcaaaattattttcatataattgaaattgttcaaatctatgtttcaatgaaaagatagcttgatctactaaatataaaaaataattaactctaaataatttttctggTGATTGTTCAATATCCACATTAACattttcatcaaattattttttctttttacttgatATTTTATACGAAATATAGGATCAAGGGAGGTGTTGCGAGGCGATGAGAGGGGATGAGAATTGAGAAATTACGAGAGAAATCGAGATGACGAGAGCTAAAAAGCTCTTGCTAGGAGCCGTTGGAGAGTCGGGACTCCGGAGAGGAAGAATGACGTTTGGTTTACCCAAAAAAAGAACAGGAAGAAAGGCGTTGTGAGGTGATGAGAAATTACGGGAGAAATCGAGATGACGAGAGCTAAAAAGCTCTTGCTGGGGCTTGGGAGCCCTTGGGAGTCGGGATTCGGGAGAGGAAAAATGGCGTTTTGTTTGGGGAGTCGGGACTCCGGAGAGGAAGAATGACGTTTGGTTTACCCAAAAAAAGAACAGGGAGAAAGGCATTGCGAGGTGATGAGAAATTACGGGAGAAATCGAGATGAGGAGAGCTAAAAAGCTCTTGCTGGAGCTTGGAGCCGTTGGGAGTCAAGACTCGAAAAAGGAAGAATAGCGTTtcgtttacccaaaaaaaaaaaaaaattgagacctGGGACGGTCGCCCAATTTGACCCGCCCCAGGGCCGGCGCTGTACGACATGGTCCCTCGTGTCCCTCCGCACGTGTTAATCATCTTCCCGTTCGACCACTTTGGGACTTGCATATACTATAATGGCTGGTATAAGGGAGAGGTATGCATCCTGTAATAAATACATTTCTGTATGTATATTATGCATGTCCAAACCTTCCTTTACGCAAATCCACCATAAGATCATCCAATccacagatctcaaagcactctaaACTCCATCGTAAATCCACTAGCACAGATCTCAAAATGAAGTAATTGCTCAGAGCTAGCTTTCACTCAAGAATCACTCACCTATGTAGGACTTATGGGGAAACTACTGCTTCATCTCATAAGGAGTTTTATTTTTTGAGGGATCTCTGAGTCATGACCGCCATCATTTCTGGAAATCCAATGCTAACAGTCTGACGTAGGCACCTTTTCATCACGTATGCATGGCATGAAATTAATTTGATGGCATGTTTTCAACAACAGGTCGTGGACGAAGTCCCAAACCCAAACTACTTCAATCCTTTGTATGTAGCATCAATGACCTGGAATGCGTTGGTTGACCTCATCAAGGGTCCCTTCATATGGGTAACTGAAGGCAAAGACTTCAAGGAAGGCTGGGTGTCCATTCTCTTTAGGGCTTTTGGGCTCGTCATTCCTGGAGTTGCCTCTCATAGTCCAAGGGACTATGTCAATGCTGGAAGGCTGGCAAAGATTTCCAACAAGCTCATGGTTTGAGGGACATGGACAAGTTGATGAAGCTtactaatatatatatgaataacaCTCATGCGACTGctttaattttctttctttctggttTCTTGGCATAGTGTTAATTTGTGTCGTTTCAGTGGATAAACCAAAGGCATGTCTCAAGCCTTCATTTGAGCTTCACTGCAAGCTGTACTAAAAGCCCTCTTGGGTGTTCAACCCAAGGCTAGAATGTATGTTTGCTATGCAGGCTGGTATTGTATATTTATGTGGTTTATATATAGCTACCATTTCTGGATTAATTTGGACTGATTGCTGAAGTCAGAAGCTATTTATTATTCACTAATTATTAAAATTCTTTTTGGTCCATTATAGGGCCATATCAGTATGAACATTCCACACCCCACaccccaccccaaaaaaaaaaatcagaaagaaaagAATAAGGCCAGGCCACCTTAAGCTGCATGAAGGTAGCCCACATTTTGAATGGATTGGTAAGAAGATTGGGATTAAAGAacatggcatgataagaagttgGTCTAATCATGGTCAGCAATATGTGAGCCCAACTGCTTGACCCAACCCGATCCATGTATTACATGTGTAAatatagtttcatcaaaaatttatgtAGGTACGGATCATATATAACAAGGACAAATGAACATATACTACCAATCAAGCTCCATACATCTCTTCAAATAATGTTTACTATGACCATATTCAACACATTAGTATGTTCTAAAATTCAAAACTAATGCTTGAATATGTAaacaatataaaaatcatatatatacaaAATTGGTGGCTAACATGCAATTTCTCGTTGCCTATAACAATCTGTGCTGCAAGAGAGGTAGAGATAGAACTGTaaaaagaacttttttttttttgacatttctATATTATACTAACACTCCTCTAGCAGAATAAATATGGCTACTTCCAAATTTTGAGGGAGAATTAAAAACAAAAAGACTAGAAAGTTAAATATGGATAAATTGCAATGTCTTTGTAAgttcaattatatatatatatatatatatatatatatatatatatatatatatatatatatatatatatatatataacactcTGATAGATGAAACAAACAAAACGTTAGCACGGCCCACGGGAGCACCGGTCTAAGTTGGTTGACTCAAGGTCGGCCCGTTCCGGTCCGCTTCGCTCTTCCGCCACCTGGCTTAAAACGCGGGGTCGTTTCCACCTGCCGTTCATAATTTCCCTTTTTcctctgaaaccctagaaccaACGCATAGCAAGAAAGGGAGAAGTTGGCAATGGAGGATGCCGTCGAAGGGCGGACGGAgtcgaagaagaagaggaagagagtggAGGTGGAGATGGAGGTCTTATCCGAGACCACCGATCGCATCGCCCCCATTGTCGGCTACTTTCCCTCCGGCTACGACCCCCACAACGCCGCTTCCGCCGCCGCCGGCGGGCCCTCTGTCAGGGTGTTCCGGAACCAGATGTATTCCAGCCGCCTGGAGCTTGTCGTGAGCCCCCGGGACTCCAACGTCGAGTTCGTCGGGACCAGCTACTCTGGCGAGGCAGCGGGACCCCAGCTCTGCACGTACACCCTCGGGGTCCTCGACAAGGAGACGCACACCCTCAAGATCGTGCCCATCGCAGCCAACAAGGTTGCGTCTTTTTGGATCATTTACTCAGATAGTGGAGATATAAAGTTGAGATTTCCTTTGTTTATGTTAACGATTTGTTGCCTTAGTGGTTTTTAAAACAACGAAATTTGATGTGTTCGGGTTTTCTGCTCATGTTTAAGTGAACTTGTCGAAATAATATGCATGGATAAAATGTAATCAATTTCATCAGTtttaacaaattaaaaaataagcaTTTTGGCAACTTgtgtatgattcaaaattttctttGGTTTGCTTCTGTTGATGAGCTTGGGTTCTTTTGTACTTTGAGATAAAATGTAATCATTTTTCtagtttttgcttgggttttgaGCTTTTTCACTCTCACAAGGTTATTTGTGGAATAGCAGTATAACCTGATATCAATGTCATTTGCACATAACCAGTTTGTTTGCACAAACTTCCTGCACTGGTCAAAATTGATATATTAACATTGCAGTATTTAAAAGTATCAAGGATCAAACAATGAGTCGAGCAAAACTTAAGTGCTTTCAAAAGGGAACATATCTTTTCCTTTATGTGAAATAAACTGAACCATGACAGTGCTGCTTTAATTTCCATGTTCTTCTTAGTCTGTGTAAAGAGTTATGTAGTTTTCATATCTTGTTATCTTTGTAGCTATTGAGCCCTGATTTAAGAGATCAATGCAGATCTTCAGGTTGGAACCACGGCTGACAAAGAACCTATCCACTGATACAGAACCTTCAGAGGGGTTAGCAGAAGAGGGTCTTGCTGAAGGAAAAGTAGAACGGAAGATAGCAGATCTTACCAATCTTTATGGGACAAAGAAGGATAGGGACAAGGTGAGTTCTAGCTCCACGCCCGCCCCCACTTCCTCCTCTTTCGGCATTGCATGTGTGATGGAGATTCACATGTGGATATTTGACTTTGTATAGGATAATAGATGGAGATCATTGAACCAACAAAGAAATGACCCTTCAGCTCGAGAACAATTGGCAAGTGAAAATCCTGGTGGTGATGATGATGACATAGATAATGAATCTCATGAGGATGTTAAAGAAGCCGCTGTTCCTAATATTCCACCTCATGATCGTTCTGCAAATACGTCGGAGAAAGCATATTTATTGGATGAGATTATACCCAAAGCTGAACGGCCTTACCTTTTGGACATTCTAGAAAATTTGCAATATGGGGAAGATCTTGCATCGAAATCTTATCCAACTTTTGTTTATAATCGCATACACAAGCTAAGGGAGATTCAGGTAAATTTCATTTACTTGATTTTTATCACCTCatataatttttcttataatcatgaCCTTTCTTAAAATCTATTTATTAGCTAACTTGGTAATTAAATATTTTCTTGGTGTTTtgctattttaaaatttaatctttaGTATCCCTTAGTATTTCAATAAGTGCACTATTTTATAATCATCAGACATTAACTATTTAAAGCAACTTTTCATGTTAATAAGAATATCTcagaaggggggagagagagagtatACCTTAATAGTCTTTCCTAGAATCATAAGTGCCCTCAAAGAAATGTCAGGGGATGGCAGTCAGTTGGGTTGGGCCAAAGTTGATGTTGACATGGACTTGTGCATAGTTAAGGCAGTCTAGGAACTGATTTGGAACTTAAATTAGACCTGAACCCAGTGAAACATCCAACTGGGGCCCAACCTTATTTGTCCCATTTCTAGTTTTGGTCCTAACTTGACCAAGTAGGTTAGCCTAAGTTAATTGTGTAACTCATATGTATGTGTGTTTGTGTATAACATTGAAAAGCTAGAATGCATTGACCATATTGAGTCTTGACTGCTCAACTTTCTTGCTGTCAGATCAACACAATTAGATTAACTGTGAAAAGATAATAAAAAGAGAGGTCAGGTGGGAAAAAATATCTAGTTGTCTTCCCTTCCCCACTCTTCCCCTTCTGCAATGGCCTTCACCCATTCTTCCCTCCTCCCCACCTACATGGACCCTAATGTACCACTGCTGAAGACCAACATCAGCATTTCTAACTTTTCCTGTCCCCTTCAGAATTTTGCCCCCTCATGGCCCCCAATCTTCCACCCTTTACCCCATCTATTACCTTCTCACACTTCTCCAGCCTCCTGTTAGCCGTTGCTTGTAGCTGCTTGCAACTGGGTATTGGTGACATAACCCTGGGCCCACATTGTCCATCTTTCTCCCATCACCCTTCTCTCATCCTATTCTATCCCTCTTCCCCCCTACTTTACCATTCTCTGGCATTTCCTGTAGCTGCAAGCTTATATGGTGAGTAGCTAGTGCTTAAAGCCCTCTCCATCTCTTTTCCATCCTTCCTCTTATATCTCATGACTATCTGCAGGCcctccataaatattaaatcatctagttctctctcttttctcttctctctgcaggccctccataaatattaaatcatctagttctctctattttctcttctctcacctCCGTTAACCCGCgcgccccccccccaccccccgccCCACAAAAAAGAAATCTGTGTGTTGCCTCCCCATCTTCAACCGCTCAAGCCACGATTGACCCTCTAGTCTGCCCGGCCATAGCTTTTCGAGCCTAGCTGGAGTTGTCAAAGGATAGGTAGTTGTTTTGATGTCACCATGTTggtttatttttatttgttttcttatatatttaattttctgAATCTAACAAGTATATGGTATAATAAGAAATTTCTGAAACTATGAGTCATTACTTGAGATATAACTATACCATGTTTAATGATCTTCGTAATTGCGGATTTGTTGTTTGGGAAGAGAGCTGAGCACTGCCCCATCGAATAGCTTGTGCATGCACCTGTTAAGATTTGGGCGAGATTTTTGATCTCATGTTTCTTCatggttttaaaaaatacttgAGAAGCTTGTAGAATCACAACATTGTCCCTCAGAAGGAAAAGGACTTCCCTAGAGTAGACATGTGATTCACAAATgactttggaatatgatcttCTTATCTTTACCTGTGGAGCAGGGCTTCCTTATTGATGTGTACAATGGCTTCCTATGCTTTAGATAATCCATCATTACTTACCATCTCTGGTCCAGCTTAAAATTGGGAAACAGTGAATTGAGAAAGAGGTAGCAAAATAAGATAATCACTGCCTTCTGCTGAGAAGTAGATAAACACACATATACAGATGGAGAGAGCATTACTTGAAGCTGTTAGAATGATGCAGTTGCGGCAATGTGGCATCAAGAAATGGCTAGATGCTACTTCTTTgattctttccttctctctctgtgtgtgtgcacGTGCTAAGGCATTGAAGCCCTTAAAATCATGTCgttaaaattgatttaaaaatcTCTCTACCTGATATGAACCTAATTGAACTAGACATTATGGTTAATGTTGAGATGTACACAATTTTTAAGTTGTTTTATATGGAGACTCTTGTCTGGCTCCAAGGATGCATGTTGGATATGTATCCAAATCTAATACTCATCAGATGCTTGGAtgcttattttttttactttcttgcTTTCAAATATGTGGATAATTTGATTCTTTCATGAATGAATTCAACAAACTATCCCTTTTTAAGATATTGAGAATGTGAAAGCCCTTAACCAAAAGTAGCttccaatatttttcatatatataatatttaattggTAAACATGTGGTTTAGTTAAAATTAGTTTTTCGTGCATCCTTGtatctcctttttctctttggCCGAGTCAAACACTTGGACACATGCATGAATCCAATTCTCATATTAAAATCCATGCAACACTGGTTTTAAGTGATTGTATTATCATTTATGATACTCAAAAAATGGTTCAGTATAAATTATTATGCTTTCCATAGGAAGTTCCACTAGAACAATTAGGGCGGTTTGCTGCTTTTGTTTGCTGCTTTTGTTTTAACAAATCTAAGAGGAAAAAAGAACTTGGCCCAGCATGTGTAATGAAACCATTTTGCTTTTCGAAATTGTTTGTAAAATTTTTGGAGTTTTTGGAAGCAAAGGTTCATCGCTTTCAAAAAAGAGTGAAAATAAAAGCAAGGAATGGCAGAAGTTATTGGCAAATGCAATCTCCAACATTAGTTACCGTGCAATATTTAATGAACTAGTAGAGAAACAAAAACATAAAAACAATAATGATGCCAAACAGACCCATAGTTTATAATATACAAGTTCCATTATGGATAAAACAAATATTAAGTGCATTTTCAACTCAATCGTTATAGATGTTGGTAACTTTTCTTCACCATGGGACCTCGGTTGGCTACATCCTGAATACAC
This genomic window from Elaeis guineensis isolate ETL-2024a chromosome 13, EG11, whole genome shotgun sequence contains:
- the LOC105056654 gene encoding DNA-directed RNA polymerase I subunit rpa49 — its product is MEDAVEGRTESKKKRKRVEVEMEVLSETTDRIAPIVGYFPSGYDPHNAASAAAGGPSVRVFRNQMYSSRLELVVSPRDSNVEFVGTSYSGEAAGPQLCTYTLGVLDKETHTLKIVPIAANKIFRLEPRLTKNLSTDTEPSEGLAEEGLAEGKVERKIADLTNLYGTKKDRDKDNRWRSLNQQRNDPSAREQLASENPGGDDDDIDNESHEDVKEAAVPNIPPHDRSANTSEKAYLLDEIIPKAERPYLLDILENLQYGEDLASKSYPTFVYNRIHKLREIQDDKEKEKLACILSYITHLHTFWERIRFSKHKAKFLGMTADAPKIPRIIYQKVVRMFVNPESDIVSMEKKELLIGYILVLTLFADKFRSDPSDIARDLKMTVHSLKPYFLQLGCKIFHEGAFQQSFMTLPVPLQFPEHRRNRRRR